A stretch of Haloarcula marismortui ATCC 43049 DNA encodes these proteins:
- a CDS encoding CPBP family intramembrane glutamic endopeptidase, with translation MSSISRFRSVASAIGLTYGSYVAGAIVILAVATVVGLFGVDLASRPALRLVVSTFFLQGVTFGGIAILYLKGRDLGLGFVPVRSPDKRDGAVIVGGSIAILGLLFVASSVITALGLNSAQNQIVEVGRQNPSVFLLLIPLQFLLVGPGEELLFRGLVQGTLRESLHPARAIILASALFASIHLFSLSGEGKLVYIGIAFVLALVLGAAYEYTDNLTVPAVIHGTYNAVQFAGAYLTATGGL, from the coding sequence ATGTCGTCGATATCTCGTTTCCGGTCTGTCGCCTCGGCGATTGGTCTCACGTATGGATCATACGTCGCGGGGGCTATCGTAATCCTTGCCGTCGCGACGGTAGTCGGGTTGTTCGGAGTCGACCTCGCGTCGCGCCCAGCCCTCAGACTGGTTGTGAGCACGTTCTTCCTCCAAGGAGTGACGTTTGGGGGCATCGCCATCCTTTATCTCAAAGGCCGTGATCTCGGATTGGGATTCGTTCCAGTTCGTTCACCTGACAAGCGTGATGGAGCAGTGATTGTTGGCGGGAGTATAGCGATCCTGGGGTTGCTCTTTGTGGCGTCCTCAGTAATCACAGCCCTCGGTCTGAACTCGGCTCAGAATCAGATCGTCGAGGTCGGGCGACAAAATCCGAGTGTATTCCTTCTTCTGATCCCCCTTCAATTCCTGTTAGTCGGCCCGGGAGAAGAGCTGTTGTTCCGGGGCCTCGTACAGGGCACCCTCCGTGAAAGTCTCCATCCGGCTCGTGCAATCATCCTCGCAAGCGCTCTGTTCGCATCGATCCATCTCTTCTCGTTGTCAGGGGAAGGCAAACTGGTGTACATCGGTATCGCATTCGTCCTGGCCTTAGTACTGGGAGCAGCGTACGAGTATACGGACAACCTCACAGTGCCGGCTGTGATTCACGGGACGTATAACGCGGTGCAGTTTGCAGGGGCCTA